The Vicia villosa cultivar HV-30 ecotype Madison, WI linkage group LG1, Vvil1.0, whole genome shotgun sequence genome includes a region encoding these proteins:
- the LOC131629604 gene encoding protein phosphatase 2C 50-like isoform X1, with product MEEISSSVAVPFTLGNLIQKDAAVTTRMEITGLKLMANTAAALMLNPGAGNENRADVGLQHQIMVSAEVKENQVGAAVVSEMVIECESNWVLSERGKQTNKEDEIMLAVDFQCSRNLGSRSGADSPLIVTVGDDIHGKFSSINEVLPGLKPEQDTVSIAMDVESENRCASEEADPKLSAMILDQFPEENKTLRTSNRNGLELSNGPLWGSSSICGNRPEMEDAVAVKPQLFQVPPRMLMDDERVNENSKYSPAHFFSVYDGHGGFQVANYCRERLHSALIEEIEARQSRLAGTNERNDWRGDWKKVFFDCFQKVDDEVGGIGAGSSGNNGEGSESNIEPIAPETAGSTAVVAILSQTHIIIANCGDSRAVLYRGKEAVALSADHKPNREDERARIEAAGGRVIHWKGYRVLGVLAMSRSIGDRYLKPWIIPEPEVNIMQREKNDECLIIASDGLWDVITNEEACEVARKRILLWHKKFGDNGTTVYDKGEGGVDLASQSAAEYLSKLALHRGSGDNISVIVIDLKAVRKLKRKT from the exons ATGGAGGAAATATCTTCGAGTGTTGCAGTACCGTTTACGCTTGGAAATTTGATTCAGAAAGATGCTGCGGTTACGACTCGTATGGAGATAACCGGGTTAAAGCTTATGGCGAATACTGCGGCGGCTTTGATGTTAAATCCTGGAGCTGGAAATGAAAACCGTGCTGATGTTGGTCTTCAACATCAGATTATGGTATCTGCGGAGGTAAAGGAGAATCAAGTTGGGGCAGCTGTTGTTTCGGAAATGGTGATTGAATGCGAGAGTAATTGGGTTTTGAGTGAAAGGGGTAAACAGACAAATAAGGAAGATGAAATAATGTTAGCTGTGGATTTTCAGTGTTCGCGTAATTTGGGCTCTCGATCTGGGGCCGATTCGCCATTAATTGTGACGGTTGGTGATGATATTCATGGTAAGTTTAGTAGTATAAATGAGGTGCTTCCGGGGCTAAAGCCAGAGCAGGACACGGTTTCTATTGCAATGGATGTTGAGAGTGAAAATCGTTGTGCATCAGAAGAGGCTGATCCAAAACTATCTGCTATGATTCTTGATCAGTTCCCTGAGGAGAACAAAACATTGAGAACAAGCAACCGGAATGGGTTAGAATTGAGTAATGGTCCTCTTTGGGGTTCCTCGTCAATCTGTGGAAATAGAccggagatggaagatgctgttGCTGTTAAACCTCAACTTTTTCAAGTCCCTCCGCGGATGCTTATGGATGATGAACGTGTAAATGAAAACTCAAAATACTCACCAGCCCATTTTTTCAGTGTCTATGATGGACATGGGGGCTTTCAG GTTGCTAATTACTGCCGGGAACGTCTTCATTCAGCGTTGATTGAGGAGATTGAAGCTCGACAATCGAGATTGGCCGGAACAAATGAGAGAAATGATTGGCGGGGAGATTGGAAGAAAGTATTCTTCGACTGTTTTCAGAAAGTAGATGACGAGGTTGGAGGAATTGGTGCAGGTAGTAGCGGAAATAACGGCGAGGGATCTGAGTCTAACATTGAACCTATTGCTCCTGAGACTGCTGGTTCCACTGCAGTGGTTGCCATTTTAAGTCAAACCCACATAATAATTGCAAACTGCGGGGATTCAAGAGCTGTCTTGTATCGCGGAAAAGAAGCTGTGGCGTTGTCTGCTGACCACAAA CCGAATCGGGAGGATGAGAGAGCAAGAATAGAAGCTGCAGGAGGAAGAGTCATTCATTGGAAAGGATACCGAGTTCTTGGTGTCTTGGCGATGTCAAGGTCCATAG GTGATAGATACTTGAAACCATGGATAATTCCAGAGCCAGAAGTTAATATTATGCAGAGAGAGAAAAATGATGAGTGTCTAATTATAGCAAGTGATGGTTTATGGGATGTAATAACAAATGAAGAAGCCTGTGAAGTTGCAAGGAAGAGAATCCTTCTTTGGCACAAGAAATTTGGCGACAACGGAACAACAGTATATGACAAAGGAGAAGGAGGAGTTGATCTTGCATCTCAGTCTGCTGCAGAGTATCTGTCTAAACTCGCCCTCCACAGAGGAAGCGGCGATAACATCTCTGTAATTGTGATAGATTTAAAGGCTGTGAGAAAATTGAAGAGAAAGACATAA
- the LOC131629604 gene encoding protein phosphatase 2C 50-like isoform X2, with product MEITGLKLMANTAAALMLNPGAGNENRADVGLQHQIMVSAEVKENQVGAAVVSEMVIECESNWVLSERGKQTNKEDEIMLAVDFQCSRNLGSRSGADSPLIVTVGDDIHGKFSSINEVLPGLKPEQDTVSIAMDVESENRCASEEADPKLSAMILDQFPEENKTLRTSNRNGLELSNGPLWGSSSICGNRPEMEDAVAVKPQLFQVPPRMLMDDERVNENSKYSPAHFFSVYDGHGGFQVANYCRERLHSALIEEIEARQSRLAGTNERNDWRGDWKKVFFDCFQKVDDEVGGIGAGSSGNNGEGSESNIEPIAPETAGSTAVVAILSQTHIIIANCGDSRAVLYRGKEAVALSADHKPNREDERARIEAAGGRVIHWKGYRVLGVLAMSRSIGDRYLKPWIIPEPEVNIMQREKNDECLIIASDGLWDVITNEEACEVARKRILLWHKKFGDNGTTVYDKGEGGVDLASQSAAEYLSKLALHRGSGDNISVIVIDLKAVRKLKRKT from the exons ATGGAGATAACCGGGTTAAAGCTTATGGCGAATACTGCGGCGGCTTTGATGTTAAATCCTGGAGCTGGAAATGAAAACCGTGCTGATGTTGGTCTTCAACATCAGATTATGGTATCTGCGGAGGTAAAGGAGAATCAAGTTGGGGCAGCTGTTGTTTCGGAAATGGTGATTGAATGCGAGAGTAATTGGGTTTTGAGTGAAAGGGGTAAACAGACAAATAAGGAAGATGAAATAATGTTAGCTGTGGATTTTCAGTGTTCGCGTAATTTGGGCTCTCGATCTGGGGCCGATTCGCCATTAATTGTGACGGTTGGTGATGATATTCATGGTAAGTTTAGTAGTATAAATGAGGTGCTTCCGGGGCTAAAGCCAGAGCAGGACACGGTTTCTATTGCAATGGATGTTGAGAGTGAAAATCGTTGTGCATCAGAAGAGGCTGATCCAAAACTATCTGCTATGATTCTTGATCAGTTCCCTGAGGAGAACAAAACATTGAGAACAAGCAACCGGAATGGGTTAGAATTGAGTAATGGTCCTCTTTGGGGTTCCTCGTCAATCTGTGGAAATAGAccggagatggaagatgctgttGCTGTTAAACCTCAACTTTTTCAAGTCCCTCCGCGGATGCTTATGGATGATGAACGTGTAAATGAAAACTCAAAATACTCACCAGCCCATTTTTTCAGTGTCTATGATGGACATGGGGGCTTTCAG GTTGCTAATTACTGCCGGGAACGTCTTCATTCAGCGTTGATTGAGGAGATTGAAGCTCGACAATCGAGATTGGCCGGAACAAATGAGAGAAATGATTGGCGGGGAGATTGGAAGAAAGTATTCTTCGACTGTTTTCAGAAAGTAGATGACGAGGTTGGAGGAATTGGTGCAGGTAGTAGCGGAAATAACGGCGAGGGATCTGAGTCTAACATTGAACCTATTGCTCCTGAGACTGCTGGTTCCACTGCAGTGGTTGCCATTTTAAGTCAAACCCACATAATAATTGCAAACTGCGGGGATTCAAGAGCTGTCTTGTATCGCGGAAAAGAAGCTGTGGCGTTGTCTGCTGACCACAAA CCGAATCGGGAGGATGAGAGAGCAAGAATAGAAGCTGCAGGAGGAAGAGTCATTCATTGGAAAGGATACCGAGTTCTTGGTGTCTTGGCGATGTCAAGGTCCATAG GTGATAGATACTTGAAACCATGGATAATTCCAGAGCCAGAAGTTAATATTATGCAGAGAGAGAAAAATGATGAGTGTCTAATTATAGCAAGTGATGGTTTATGGGATGTAATAACAAATGAAGAAGCCTGTGAAGTTGCAAGGAAGAGAATCCTTCTTTGGCACAAGAAATTTGGCGACAACGGAACAACAGTATATGACAAAGGAGAAGGAGGAGTTGATCTTGCATCTCAGTCTGCTGCAGAGTATCTGTCTAAACTCGCCCTCCACAGAGGAAGCGGCGATAACATCTCTGTAATTGTGATAGATTTAAAGGCTGTGAGAAAATTGAAGAGAAAGACATAA